A stretch of Streptococcus chenjunshii DNA encodes these proteins:
- a CDS encoding GBS Bsp-like repeat-containing protein, which yields MSVFLGTGTVLAEEQLTDSSFPEETVTEIQSNIPLDTVTAETDTAAAADETFNDTALPAEADSGQKEETLEQPSFAESEFSDSDTAAQNQNTVTAEAVTDESTELSLAADDLQFLDADAAAVSLRAVSAEAQSLETSSSADSAAVLTVAQQPETVADVTDNGIRIQYQKPSAANESIKFAVWSDVNGQDDLVWYTADAAGAAYVDLSRHRSYGTYHIHTYSIRNDGNYGLNAMTVTVAEPQIATAIQQTGTGTFDIIISNVPQSITDIMVPVWSDQKGQDDLVWYTASQTEQRTYKVSVAVANHNNDRGHYHANIYGYSTILGSQIGLSATSGFDNVDTRSNATVSIANYAENKTTFDVVVAGSSVSKEIAAVNIAVWSQDKGQDDLKWYSPAVRNNRASATVNIADHSNRSDTYIVHVYTDYSDGTTVGTVLGSYKITKPAAKNTVTADLNTDGIAIRLDSNTVTDYSKVHFAVWSDEKGQDDLQWYQSSSSGTVTAPYSNHRGYGLYHIHAYLNDNGRMIGLAAKDFDISQPDVKTAITKATETSYLVTVSEVPVYMSSIMLPVWTSNNGQDDLSWLTADKQADGTYTATINLKDHHFETGHYHVNVYGQSKIGNQFIGLSATEGFTVTEAVRAADAAAAVTNHNAAAGRLEVIVTENADGKIVKGVRVAAWSESNQANLVWYGTASVSGGKASVTVDAKNHGYIQGNYTVHAYVDYNDGSTSGFDLGNYAFNAERPAVELPSYFIDISSHNGIISTAEFTSLKQQGIQGVVVKLTEGTTYTNPYARAQIANAQAAGVKVSAYHYSHYTTEAQARAEAQYFVSVAQSMGLSNATVMVNDMEESAMLSNINNNIQAWQDEMNRLGYSNLVHYTMASWLDIRGGQVSTSRFGLSNFWIAHYTNGYTYLTQEQAKTLSYYSNAAAWQYTSVSPKLSHNLDENIDYTGRFTS from the coding sequence ATGAGCGTTTTTTTAGGAACAGGCACTGTCTTGGCTGAAGAACAGCTTACAGACAGCTCGTTTCCAGAAGAAACAGTGACAGAAATACAATCTAATATTCCGCTTGATACAGTTACAGCTGAAACTGATACAGCTGCGGCTGCCGATGAAACATTTAATGATACGGCTTTGCCAGCAGAAGCTGACAGTGGTCAAAAGGAAGAAACTCTTGAACAGCCTTCCTTTGCTGAAAGTGAGTTTTCAGATTCTGATACAGCTGCTCAAAATCAGAACACAGTGACTGCAGAGGCTGTGACAGATGAATCAACGGAACTTTCGCTTGCTGCCGATGATCTTCAGTTTCTAGATGCGGATGCAGCAGCGGTTTCTTTGAGAGCTGTGTCAGCTGAAGCACAGTCTTTAGAAACAAGTTCTTCAGCAGACAGCGCGGCAGTTCTTACAGTTGCTCAGCAGCCTGAAACTGTTGCTGATGTGACCGATAATGGCATAAGGATTCAATATCAAAAGCCATCTGCTGCAAATGAGAGTATTAAATTTGCTGTTTGGTCGGATGTCAATGGGCAGGATGATTTAGTCTGGTATACGGCTGATGCAGCCGGTGCTGCTTATGTTGACTTATCGCGGCACAGATCTTACGGGACTTATCATATCCATACTTATTCGATTCGCAACGATGGGAACTATGGTTTAAATGCTATGACGGTTACAGTGGCAGAGCCGCAAATAGCTACAGCGATTCAGCAGACAGGAACAGGCACTTTTGATATCATTATCAGCAATGTTCCTCAAAGTATCACCGATATCATGGTTCCAGTCTGGTCAGACCAAAAAGGCCAAGATGATCTAGTCTGGTATACCGCCAGCCAGACCGAACAAAGAACATATAAAGTCAGTGTTGCGGTCGCAAACCATAATAATGACAGAGGGCATTATCATGCTAATATCTATGGTTACAGTACAATATTAGGCAGCCAAATCGGTTTATCTGCTACATCCGGTTTTGACAATGTAGACACACGTAGCAATGCGACAGTTTCTATCGCAAATTATGCTGAGAACAAGACAACTTTTGATGTTGTGGTTGCAGGTTCGTCAGTATCTAAAGAGATCGCAGCTGTTAATATTGCGGTCTGGTCGCAGGATAAGGGTCAGGATGACCTGAAATGGTATTCTCCGGCTGTTAGAAATAACAGGGCATCAGCAACCGTCAATATTGCTGATCATTCTAATCGTTCTGATACGTATATTGTTCATGTATATACAGATTATAGTGACGGCACAACTGTGGGGACAGTTCTGGGTTCCTATAAAATTACAAAGCCTGCTGCTAAGAATACAGTGACAGCCGACTTAAACACCGATGGTATTGCTATAAGGCTGGATTCTAATACAGTGACAGATTATAGCAAAGTCCATTTTGCGGTCTGGTCAGATGAAAAAGGCCAGGATGATCTCCAATGGTATCAATCGAGCAGCAGCGGTACGGTTACTGCACCATACAGCAATCACAGAGGCTATGGGCTTTATCATATCCATGCTTATCTCAATGATAACGGACGTATGATTGGTCTTGCTGCAAAAGATTTTGATATTAGCCAACCTGATGTAAAAACAGCAATCACTAAAGCTACAGAAACCAGCTATTTGGTAACTGTTTCTGAGGTCCCGGTTTATATGAGTTCGATCATGCTTCCAGTATGGACGAGCAACAATGGCCAGGACGATCTCAGCTGGCTTACTGCAGATAAGCAGGCTGACGGAACCTATACAGCAACGATTAACTTAAAAGATCATCACTTTGAAACAGGGCATTATCATGTTAATGTCTATGGGCAAAGTAAAATTGGCAATCAGTTTATCGGTTTGTCAGCAACTGAAGGGTTTACGGTAACGGAAGCTGTTAGAGCTGCAGATGCTGCGGCTGCTGTGACTAATCATAATGCAGCAGCTGGCAGGCTTGAAGTGATCGTTACAGAAAATGCTGACGGGAAAATTGTCAAAGGTGTCCGAGTAGCTGCTTGGTCAGAAAGCAATCAAGCCAATCTTGTTTGGTATGGAACGGCCTCAGTAAGTGGCGGTAAGGCGTCTGTCACTGTAGATGCGAAAAACCATGGCTATATTCAAGGAAACTATACAGTTCATGCCTATGTTGATTATAACGATGGCAGCACGTCAGGGTTTGATCTTGGGAACTACGCATTCAATGCTGAAAGACCGGCGGTTGAATTACCATCATATTTCATTGATATCAGCAGCCACAATGGAATTATTTCAACAGCAGAGTTTACTTCTCTGAAACAGCAGGGCATTCAAGGAGTTGTTGTGAAATTGACAGAAGGGACAACCTATACTAATCCTTATGCTCGGGCGCAGATTGCTAATGCTCAGGCTGCCGGTGTTAAAGTCTCCGCCTACCATTACTCACACTACACTACAGAAGCACAGGCCAGAGCAGAAGCGCAGTACTTTGTCAGCGTCGCCCAGTCTATGGGTCTGTCAAATGCGACCGTGATGGTTAATGATATGGAAGAATCCGCTATGCTGTCCAATATTAATAATAATATTCAAGCTTGGCAGGATGAGATGAACCGTTTGGGTTACAGCAACTTAGTTCACTATACGATGGCTAGCTGGCTGGACATTCGAGGCGGTCAGGTCAGCACTTCCCGATTTGGGCTGTCTAATTTCTGGATTGCTCACTATACTAATGGGTATACCTATTTAACTCAGGAACAGGCAAAAACACTCTCTTATTATTCAAATGCAGCAGCTTGGCAGTATACCAGTGTTTCTCCTAAATTATCTCATAATTTAGATGAAAATATTGATTATACAGGCAGATTTACCAGTTAA
- a CDS encoding ferredoxin, whose product MKVSLIPEKCIACGLCQTYSKIFDYHDDGIVKFTDSQALVKTIDNQDHDTLKAVKACPTKALTIL is encoded by the coding sequence ATGAAAGTATCACTAATCCCAGAAAAATGTATCGCCTGCGGTCTCTGCCAGACTTATTCCAAAATATTCGATTATCATGATGATGGTATTGTCAAATTTACAGACAGTCAAGCGCTGGTTAAAACTATTGACAATCAGGATCATGATACACTGAAAGCTGTTAAAGCCTGTCCAACCAAAGCTCTTACAATTTTGTAG
- a CDS encoding glycosyltransferase family 2 protein, with product MTLLSVVVPCYNEEEAIRPFLKEMQKIEKRMRSNVAVEYLFINDGSKDGTLAVLRSLANDYSNVHYISFSRNFGKEAGLLAGLEEARGDLITVMDADLQDPPDLLPEMYEKIQEGYDVVGTRRANRKGEPPIRSLFSKLFYWFANKITDTEMVDGARDFRLMTRQVVDSILTLGEVNRFSKGIFSWVGFKTTYISFENRERVAGKTSWNFFDLLKYSIDGFVNFSEVPLNIATWTGTASFVFSLFAIIFIVIRKLIWDDPVSGWASTVSIILFMGGIQLFCIGILGKYIAKIFLETKKRPVYIVKEKR from the coding sequence ATGACACTTTTATCTGTTGTTGTTCCTTGTTACAATGAAGAAGAGGCCATCCGCCCTTTTTTAAAAGAAATGCAGAAAATTGAAAAGCGTATGCGAAGCAATGTCGCTGTTGAATATCTGTTTATCAATGATGGCTCTAAGGACGGGACACTCGCTGTCCTGCGCAGTTTGGCAAATGATTACAGTAATGTTCATTACATCTCCTTTTCCCGAAATTTTGGAAAAGAGGCTGGCTTGCTGGCTGGTCTGGAGGAAGCTAGAGGGGATCTGATTACGGTAATGGATGCTGATCTTCAAGATCCGCCAGATCTGCTGCCAGAGATGTATGAAAAAATTCAAGAAGGCTACGATGTTGTTGGAACGCGGCGTGCTAATCGAAAAGGTGAGCCCCCAATACGTTCACTGTTTTCTAAACTGTTTTATTGGTTTGCCAATAAAATTACAGACACTGAAATGGTTGACGGTGCCAGAGATTTTCGCTTGATGACCAGACAGGTTGTTGACAGTATTTTAACCTTAGGTGAAGTCAATCGTTTCTCTAAGGGAATCTTTTCTTGGGTAGGCTTTAAGACAACTTATATCAGTTTTGAAAATCGTGAACGGGTCGCAGGAAAAACCAGCTGGAACTTCTTCGACTTGCTCAAATATTCTATTGACGGATTTGTTAATTTTTCCGAAGTGCCTCTAAATATTGCAACTTGGACCGGGACAGCCAGTTTTGTTTTTTCACTCTTTGCTATCATTTTTATCGTTATTCGTAAATTAATTTGGGATGACCCAGTATCCGGATGGGCGAGTACCGTCTCCATTATACTTTTTATGGGCGGGATTCAGCTGTTCTGCATCGGAATACTCGGAAAATACATCGCTAAAATCTTTTTAGAAACTAAAAAACGTCCTGTCTATATTGTTAAAGAGAAAAGATAA
- a CDS encoding EbsA family protein, which produces MIKIFGKVRYHWQPELSWLIVYWSIAIAPIFIGLSLLFERTKIPSYVFILFALFIVLVNIGFYRYFIIEDSGILRVVSLNPKIPKKIVIASIEKIEVTYSTLALHLDNGKNYIFYMRKWPKKYFLDALAVDPNFKGEVELLDNLTKLDYFEVYKDDKKAPTKL; this is translated from the coding sequence ATGATCAAAATATTTGGTAAGGTAAGATATCATTGGCAGCCTGAGCTATCCTGGCTGATTGTTTATTGGTCAATTGCAATTGCTCCTATCTTTATTGGTTTATCGCTTTTGTTTGAAAGAACAAAAATACCGTCTTATGTTTTTATTTTATTTGCTTTATTCATTGTATTGGTCAATATTGGCTTTTACAGATACTTTATTATAGAAGACAGCGGTATTTTGCGGGTGGTTTCGCTAAATCCGAAAATCCCTAAAAAAATCGTGATTGCCTCAATCGAAAAAATTGAGGTAACTTATTCTACTTTGGCCCTTCATCTGGATAATGGGAAAAATTACATTTTCTATATGAGAAAATGGCCGAAGAAATATTTTTTAGATGCCTTGGCAGTTGATCCAAATTTTAAGGGAGAAGTTGAACTTCTGGATAATTTAACAAAACTGGATTATTTTGAAGTTTATAAGGATGATAAAAAAGCTCCTACAAAATTGTAA
- a CDS encoding SAG1386/EF1546 family surface-associated protein: MAKQPWEEKIVDDNEEQAADSKEEKKKSEDSKTLVISTPWLTALLSVFFLLIVGILFVFYYTSNSNTEETAQSSSAEVTTVKESSAEKSSSETSASSSSEETTASSSETTTESSEGSGETITVLAGEGAAAIASRAGISVEQLQALNPDHMTLGYWYADPGDEVYIN; the protein is encoded by the coding sequence ATGGCAAAACAACCATGGGAAGAAAAAATTGTCGATGATAACGAAGAGCAGGCAGCGGACAGCAAGGAAGAAAAGAAAAAATCAGAAGACAGTAAAACTCTGGTCATTTCTACACCTTGGCTGACAGCTTTGCTGAGCGTTTTCTTTTTGCTGATTGTCGGTATACTGTTTGTCTTTTATTATACATCGAACAGCAATACTGAAGAAACAGCCCAATCATCATCAGCAGAGGTGACGACTGTCAAAGAAAGCTCTGCAGAAAAATCTTCCAGTGAGACGTCGGCAAGTTCAAGTTCTGAAGAAACGACCGCTTCTTCAAGCGAAACCACTACGGAAAGTTCAGAAGGAAGCGGAGAGACAATTACTGTTTTAGCCGGTGAAGGAGCGGCAGCTATTGCTTCACGAGCAGGGATTTCAGTAGAACAGCTGCAGGCTTTAAATCCAGATCATATGACGCTCGGTTATTGGTATGCGGATCCGGGCGATGAAGTATACATCAATTAA
- a CDS encoding DUF6287 domain-containing protein: MKKIVSCFAACLAVLFLLAACAGQKSEENNQTVSEFSSTSQVTTQADADKSQPSSTVGGASEADEKESNPSSEIAAINGLDTGRILKGDYGTMAGNWQNAKGELLTFNHSGLTSSDMTGSFLDIDQDGVLLLNVDKAGKTNLTLYIVPAGKTLSSAYFADGQTDTSDTAKDRIISSEDLAEDSLAEKVYYHISNE, encoded by the coding sequence ATGAAAAAAATAGTCAGCTGTTTTGCAGCCTGTCTGGCAGTGCTTTTCTTACTTGCTGCCTGTGCGGGGCAAAAAAGTGAAGAGAATAATCAAACAGTCTCTGAATTCAGTTCAACTTCTCAAGTAACGACTCAGGCAGATGCAGATAAGTCTCAGCCGTCTTCAACTGTTGGAGGAGCTTCTGAAGCGGATGAAAAAGAGAGCAATCCAAGTTCTGAGATTGCAGCTATTAATGGCCTTGATACCGGACGAATTTTAAAAGGTGATTATGGGACGATGGCAGGAAACTGGCAGAATGCCAAGGGGGAGCTTCTCACTTTTAATCACTCTGGTCTGACAAGTTCTGACATGACAGGCAGTTTTCTGGATATTGATCAGGATGGTGTTTTGCTGTTGAATGTTGATAAGGCAGGAAAAACCAACCTTACTCTCTATATTGTTCCAGCCGGAAAGACTCTGTCTTCTGCTTACTTTGCTGATGGACAGACTGATACGTCAGATACTGCAAAGGACCGTATTATTTCTTCTGAAGATTTAGCCGAAGATAGTTTGGCAGAAAAAGTTTATTATCATATAAGCAATGAATAA
- the pepT gene encoding peptidase T, with amino-acid sequence MAYTNLLERFLTYVRINTRSNPASTETPSTQNQVEFATNILKPEMEAIGLQDVHYIPENGYVVGTLPANDPTKTDRIGFISHMDTADYNADGVAPQIIENYDGGSIVLGQSGYSLTPKAFPNLKHYQGQTLITTDGTTLLGADDKAGIAEIMTAMAYLVDHPEIKHGEIRVGFGPDEEIGVGADKFAAKDFAVDFAYTVDGGPLGELQYETFNAAALEIDFLGRNVHPGTAKNQMVNALQLAIDFHQQLPVTDRPEKTAGYEGFYHLFNLKGNVEKAHSSYIIRDFDDLSFEKRKVFVRKLAEQMNRAYGTERVLINLSDQYYNMKKIVEQDMRPVTIAEEAMKKLGIKPLVAPVRGGTDGSKISFMGIPTPNLFAGGENMHGPFEFVSLETMERAVDVIIEIVKF; translated from the coding sequence ATGGCATATACAAATCTATTAGAGCGTTTCCTGACCTATGTCCGCATCAATACGCGCAGCAATCCTGCGAGCACAGAAACCCCTTCAACTCAAAATCAGGTTGAGTTTGCAACTAATATACTAAAACCGGAGATGGAAGCTATCGGCCTTCAGGATGTACATTATATACCGGAAAATGGCTATGTAGTCGGGACCCTGCCGGCTAATGATCCTACAAAGACTGATAGAATCGGTTTTATTTCACACATGGATACAGCCGATTATAATGCAGATGGTGTTGCTCCGCAGATTATTGAGAATTATGATGGCGGCAGTATTGTGCTTGGTCAGTCAGGCTATAGTTTAACACCCAAAGCCTTTCCTAACCTTAAGCATTATCAAGGCCAGACATTGATAACAACTGACGGGACAACGCTTCTGGGTGCTGATGATAAGGCAGGTATTGCAGAAATTATGACCGCAATGGCCTATTTAGTTGATCATCCGGAAATTAAGCACGGTGAGATTCGTGTGGGGTTTGGGCCGGATGAGGAAATCGGTGTTGGGGCTGATAAATTTGCGGCAAAGGATTTCGCTGTTGATTTTGCCTACACGGTAGACGGCGGACCGCTTGGGGAACTGCAGTACGAAACCTTTAACGCTGCTGCTTTAGAAATCGATTTTTTAGGCCGCAATGTTCATCCCGGAACAGCTAAAAACCAGATGGTTAATGCTTTGCAGCTGGCTATTGATTTTCATCAACAGCTCCCTGTGACAGACCGTCCGGAAAAAACAGCGGGTTATGAAGGGTTTTATCATTTGTTTAACCTGAAGGGAAATGTGGAAAAAGCGCACAGTTCTTATATTATCCGTGATTTTGATGACCTTTCTTTTGAAAAGCGCAAAGTTTTTGTCCGCAAACTTGCAGAACAGATGAACAGGGCATACGGCACTGAACGTGTTCTTATTAATCTGAGTGATCAATATTACAATATGAAAAAAATAGTGGAGCAGGACATGCGGCCGGTAACCATAGCGGAAGAAGCTATGAAAAAACTAGGGATTAAACCGCTTGTAGCTCCTGTACGGGGCGGTACTGACGGATCAAAAATTTCCTTTATGGGCATTCCGACTCCCAATCTATTTGCGGGCGGGGAAAATATGCACGGGCCTTTTGAGTTTGTCAGTCTGGAGACAATGGAGAGAGCTGTTGATGTGATTATCGAAATCGTAAAATTTTGA
- the cmk gene encoding (d)CMP kinase produces MKSITIAIDGPASSGKSTVAKIIAKNLGYTYLDTGAMYRSATYLALQHQLNAEQVPEILELIRANPISFGQTADGSQTVFIGDQDVSLAIRQNAVTNNVSWLSAIPEIREELVAQQRRIAKDGAIVMDGRDIGTVVLPDAELKIFLLASVEERAKRRFKENQEKGIAVDFERLKQEIEERDYKDSHRAVSPLKAASDAIVFDTTGISIAGVVDFIQEKAEKIIDRK; encoded by the coding sequence ATGAAATCTATTACAATTGCCATTGATGGTCCGGCTTCAAGTGGGAAAAGTACAGTAGCCAAGATTATTGCAAAAAATCTTGGCTATACTTATTTGGATACCGGAGCTATGTATCGTTCAGCGACTTATCTTGCCTTGCAGCATCAGCTTAATGCCGAACAGGTTCCTGAAATTTTAGAACTTATCAGAGCAAATCCGATCTCTTTTGGTCAAACGGCCGACGGCAGTCAAACCGTTTTTATCGGAGATCAGGATGTCAGCCTGGCTATTCGTCAGAATGCAGTTACCAATAATGTTTCCTGGCTGTCGGCTATTCCCGAGATCAGAGAAGAGCTGGTGGCCCAGCAGCGCCGAATCGCAAAAGATGGCGCGATTGTGATGGATGGACGCGATATCGGTACAGTCGTCCTGCCCGATGCAGAACTTAAAATTTTTCTGCTGGCGTCGGTTGAAGAAAGAGCAAAACGCCGTTTTAAAGAAAATCAAGAAAAAGGCATTGCTGTAGATTTTGAAAGACTAAAGCAGGAGATCGAAGAACGTGATTATAAAGACAGCCATCGAGCTGTTTCTCCTTTAAAGGCAGCATCGGATGCTATTGTTTTTGACACAACCGGTATCAGCATTGCAGGAGTTGTCGATTTTATCCAAGAAAAAGCTGAAAAAATAATTGACAGGAAATAA